The DNA segment CACAGATATCGTAGGCACGGCGATCAAGTTTGCGGAGAACGTATTACTTACTTTGCGTTTGCACGTTTTGAGCGGCGACGCGCTCCACAAGCCGCAATTCCCATCACGCTCAAAATAGCCAGCGAAGTCGGTTCAGGAACCGTAGCCGCAGAGACTGCTAGGTTTTCGACGGCAATGAATGTTTCTCCGGTGGTAGCAGAATCAAATAACGGGGTGCCACCGGTGACCACTGAGGAATAGTCACCGCCGAAATAGTCAATTCCCGCGGTTAGTGGGTTGGGATAGATTTCGGCCGCATTGGCTTTCCAGGCAGTAGTTTTGGCGGGGTCAGCTGGGGCCGTTAACCGCATATTGCTTCCAAGCTTTTCAAGAATTTTGTTTATCGTTAGGTTCTCGGCAGGAGCGTTAAAGCCTTCGCCGATCAAATAAACGTTTCCACCAGCATTGAAGAAATCAGCAATCAGTGAAATTTCTGAATTGCTGAATAGCCCGTCTCCACCGGCAACCACCCAGTCTTGACCCGACGGGATTCCACTCGCCAAAGAGCCTTCGGTAAAATTAGCTGCACCCGCTGCGGCAATCATTTTGTTTTGAGTTTCGCCCACGTAAGACGTTAGGCCTGCGGGGCTGGCAAAAACTTTTTGTCCACCAAACATATTGGCATAGAAGTCTTCTAGATTGCTGCCGGAATCGTCTAAATTACTATCCCCGCTAAGGACAATCAGTCCTGCTTGGCTTGTCGAAGCCGCCAGCATCAAGATGCCTGTCAAAAGGACATGCGCATATCTCATACTATTCTCCTGTTCAGTTGTGGTGAAAGTCTGTTAGCGTTTCTTGCCCACATACCCCATCTTCTGCCGACTTGTAATCCTACCCCTGCCGGTGGGCGGTTGTAAGTGCCCATCTGACAGGTTGAGTTAAAGAAGGCGCCCTTCTGTTTAGCGAGTGAACTCGCTTCTTTGACTAGTTCTTGAAGGCTTAAAAGGGGGGCTTTGGTTGCGAATGCCGCCATAAGGTTGATTAGGTTGGCAAAACTTTATCGCTTGACTATCCGGTGTCTAGGCGTAGCGACAATATGGAGGCAGCGGAACCGAGGGGAGAGACAGGCCCAAGTCACTTCAGTTTTCTCTTTGGTTGGGAAGACGCTTGGTCAGCCCGTTGAGCTGCTAGCTTTTGATTTCCTCGGAAGGGGGCAAACGGTTGGTGGATCGTCCGGGCGGACGCCATGAGTTGGATTCTAGTTTGATCCCCAGCGGAGGGGCATTCTCTGGTCTGTGGATGAACCATTTTG comes from the Roseimaritima multifibrata genome and includes:
- a CDS encoding PEP-CTERM sorting domain-containing protein (PEP-CTERM proteins occur, often in large numbers, in the proteomes of bacteria that also encode an exosortase, a predicted intramembrane cysteine proteinase. The presence of a PEP-CTERM domain at a protein's C-terminus predicts cleavage within the sorting domain, followed by covalent anchoring to some some component of the (usually Gram-negative) cell surface. Many PEP-CTERM proteins exhibit an unusual sequence composition that includes large numbers of potential glycosylation sites. Expression of one such protein has been shown restore the ability of a bacterium to form floc, a type of biofilm.), whose protein sequence is MRYAHVLLTGILMLAASTSQAGLIVLSGDSNLDDSGSNLEDFYANMFGGQKVFASPAGLTSYVGETQNKMIAAAGAANFTEGSLASGIPSGQDWVVAGGDGLFSNSEISLIADFFNAGGNVYLIGEGFNAPAENLTINKILEKLGSNMRLTAPADPAKTTAWKANAAEIYPNPLTAGIDYFGGDYSSVVTGGTPLFDSATTGETFIAVENLAVSAATVPEPTSLAILSVMGIAACGARRRSKRANAK